Within Mongoliitalea daihaiensis, the genomic segment CTCCTTTTTCACCAACAATCATGTATCGGATGTGCATGCCCTCGAGGTAAATGCCACCTATACTTCTTCGCTAGGTACTACCGGATTTGGTATCGAAGGACGAGATGAGCGGATCGATAGTAATAACTTAGGAGAGCGTGATCGTCAGTTTGTGGGGATATTTGCCGAACATCGAATCGAATTTTGGGAAAAGTTTGATGCTCGTGCTGGGATTTACTCCAATCTATACGATGAATTTGGATGGAGACATTTCCCCGGCGCAGAATTAGGCTATCAGCTCAACAGCAATTCTCGGCTGTATACCAATCTAGGAGCAAGTTTCCGTATCCCTTCCTTTACGGAATTGTATTACCAAGATCCAAGCAATTTCAGTAATCCGGATTTATTGCCCGAGGAAGCTTGGAATTATGAAATAGGATGGAAATTAGATAAAAAAAGAACGCGTGCTGAGCTAGTTTATTTTTACCGCAATACTAACAATCTGATCGACTATATCCGTGAACCAAGCGAAGAACAACCCAACCCCAACCGCTGGACTCCGCAAAACATCAGTCAGGTCACTTTCCAAGGGATAGAAGCCTCTATTCAGTATCTGATTAATTTCGGGAGTTCGCAGGCAAAATTGAGAGAAGTAAACCTAAGCTACAACTACATCGACGCCAATCTCGTGCAGGCGGAGGGTGTAGAATCCCGTAATGCCTTGACGGCTTTGCGTCATCAAGTGATTGGTGGCTTGCAGGCAGAATTTATTCAAAAAATTGAGTTGACAGTAAAAGGTCGATACATCGAGCGTTTTGCCTTAGATCCTTACTTCCTTTTGGATGCCCGTGTGGATTACAATCGGTTAAAGAAGGTAGGCTTTTTTGCAGAAGTGTCGAATATCAGTAATACAGATTACTTGGAAGCAGGCTTTGTACAGATGCCTGGAAGATGGGCG encodes:
- a CDS encoding TonB-dependent receptor plug domain-containing protein, giving the protein MKKIIFLVFFSSIQASFGQEKDSTTVGLDEIIIKENRIEIPFNKTSRNISVITRKAIETTPARSIQEVLAFTPGVDVRQRGVSGVQANIGIRGGSFEQTLMLLNGIKLTDPQTNNHMMNIPVPFQSIQRIEILKGPGSRVFGQNAFAGAVNIVTELPETTSLNIQGFGGDFGMRGGHIIASLPVGKYKQTIAVSQDASDGHWYNSDFKVTNFFYESGLELNENHEFNLMAGWSDRTFGANGFYTNAFPDQWESLQTSLAALSHTYRKSNLYVQTRAYWRRNIDEFRLRRDEPSFFTNNHVSDVHALEVNATYTSSLGTTGFGIEGRDERIDSNNLGERDRQFVGIFAEHRIEFWEKFDARAGIYSNLYDEFGWRHFPGAELGYQLNSNSRLYTNLGASFRIPSFTELYYQDPSNFSNPDLLPEEAWNYEIGWKLDKKRTRAELVYFYRNTNNLIDYIREPSEEQPNPNRWTPQNISQVTFQGIEASIQYLINFGSSQAKLREVNLSYNYIDANLVQAEGVESRNALTALRHQVIGGLQAEFIQKIELTVKGRYIERFALDPYFLLDARVDYNRLKKVGFFAEVSNISNTDYLEAGFVQMPGRWAKAGFMVNVGR